From the genome of Syngnathoides biaculeatus isolate LvHL_M chromosome 15, ASM1980259v1, whole genome shotgun sequence:
CGGCTTCAATTACAGGACCATTAACCGGGAACCCAAAATGATGGGATTCGATGTTAGCTTTGAATTGATATGAAAAACAAGGCGGGGGATTGAACCCTACACTCTTGGGCGAGTGTGCAATGAGGCTCCTATAAAGCGATAGAGCATCATAAACAAGATGGAGGCGTACAACAGCTCCCTGGAGTACTTCATCAGCAACGTCAGCGAGGTTCCCGGTCCGACCACCGCGACTCTTTACTGGAGCGAGGCCTCAGTTTTGGGCTTCCAGATCTCCCTGTCCGTGCTCCTGGGTGTGGTGACCTTCGCCACGGTGCTGTCCAACGCCTTCGTCATCGCCACCATCTTCTTGACCAGAAAGCTGCACACCCCCGCCAACTTCCTGATCGGCTCGCTGGCCGTCACCGACCTCCTGGTGTCCATCTTGGTGATGCCCATCAGCATAGTGTACACGGTCAGCAAGACCTGGTCGCTGGGGCAGATCGTGTGCGACATCTGGCTGTCGTCCGACATCACCTTCTGCACGGCGTCCATCCTCCACCTGTGCGTCATTGCCCTGGACCGCTACTGGGCCATCACGGACGCGCTGGAGTACTCCAAACGCCGCACCATGCGCCGAGCCGGGATCATGGTCGGAGTAGTGTGGGTGATCGCCATATCGATTTCCATGCCTCCGCTCTTCTGGCGGCAGGCCAAAGCCCACGAGGAGCTGACGGAGTGCTTGGTGAATACGGATCAGATCTCGTACACCCTCTACTCCACCTTCGGGGCGTTCTACGTTCCCACGGTGCTTCTCGTCATCCTCTACGGACGGATTTATGTCGCGGCGCGCTCCCGCATCTTTAAGATGCCGACGTCGTCCGGGAAGCGCTTCACCACGGCGCAGCTCATCCGGACCTCGGCGGGCTCGTCCCTGTGTTCTCTCAACTCCTCGTCCAACCAGGAAGGCCACCTCCAGGAAGGCCACGTCCACTCGGGAACGGGGAGCTCGCCTCTGTTCACCAACAGCGTGAAGGTGAAGCTGGCCGACAGCGTCCTGGAAAGGAAGCGACTGTGCGCGGCGCGCGAGAGAAAAGCCACCAAGACGCTGGGCATCATCCTGGGCGCGTTCATCGTGTGCTGGCTGCCCTTCTTCGTGGGCACCCTGGTCACGGCCATTTGCAAAGAATGCTGGTTCCACCAGGTGCTCTTTGATGTCTTTACCTGGCTGGGGTACCTCAACTCGCTCATCAACCCGGTGATCTACACCGTATTCAACGACGAGTTCAAGCAAGCCTTCCAGAAACTCATGAAGTTCAGACGCTTCTCTTGAAGACCGAAAAGCTCTCGGGGGCGAAAATAGTATCGAGTAtatttaaaggaggactttgtcgaaaaaaataggaatgggagcacacataaAAAGTTGGTAGATGaaggttcagtgtttcttttaatgccaagattatccacagatttcccCTAGAAACATCTCTCAATTGGAAACTTATTATCGAAATttttctctcgctcagacattgcGATgaccccggctggaaaactgacagccaatcagcgtttgccacgtctGCAGCgtttcctgttctgaccccattCCTTGTGGATACGGTTTCACTGAACAGAGagcgtccactatctggcattttgtgaaaaataattacaaacaaaacaaaaataattatattaataataaaattaccCCACGAgaggttaaagaaggaaaaATTTGGGGGAGTTTTCTCATTGTTGTTACAGTTTGTGGCACAAGTCGGCATCTTGGTCTCGCCAGAAAGAATGGTCAggaatgctaagcaccggtgaTGTcacggggcggggtcaaggaagCTGCCACATATCCAGATATTGCGTGGATTTCAAAATTGtcctttattttcaaaaaatgttttcaattaatgtccaaaatatgggtgataataatattacttcagattggagcgtttattgtacatagaaattttggacaaagtcctcctttaatctCATGTCAATTTTCCCTCGTAAACATTTGAACATATGGTACACGTCTAATTTATTTTCTACATGCAGTTGCTCCAGTGgcgcgctttaccagctaacaGGAAAGACTTGCatgcggaaaaagtaagaacgAGGTGGAAAACACTGATGAGGACGAACGGCGAGTCATTCAGCGGGGATGTGCGCTCcctggccacaacattaggtacacctgatCAGACACTCGTCCCCGCTCGCATCAGAAGTTCTCCCGCGCCGTCGCGCTATTTGCGCAAAACGGGTCGGAGCACTTCCTCCTCCCTTTGAAGAAAAACCTGTCGGAACTTTAAACGTCtgcagtgcaattttttttttttttttgacgcgtCACCGCAAAGCCACCAAAAATGGAAATATCCCATTTAGTTTGTGTTTACATATATCGTAATTGTATAATATACATGATTTAacttttgtccaaagacaccagccaTAAAGACAAGATTTTAGCAAGCTGGGTTTCAAACTGTCACGTCATCAACCCATAGTCGTGGTCTTACAGAGGAAGGTCTGTGGATTGGGTCCCGTGACTTTCTGCGGCTATCCGATTTGTGAGTTACtcaatatatttattgttttcacgACTAAAATGTGCAATTAGCCCGTTATTAGCTATAGCAATGAGTGTGCTTGTACTTTGCAGTGTTGCGCAAATGCATTGCATCATACATTCCAAGGGATGGTTCTCATATGTTGATCATTTTATTCCAGTAGAAatagtatttttgtttatttatttattttaaaaatcaggGCAACTCTTGTACATTCAGGTTATGATCTCGCgagcaagtgtacctaatgaagtggccggATGAAAGTCATCAAATGTACTGTACGCTGCTGCTCGGTGATGTCTTCTCTGGTACAGTAAAAGTACTTCCCCTAAAAGGTTGTGAGTAAATTGCTCTCCATATTTGCCTTTGTGTGCACTTGAAAGTGTTTTGTGTATGTCTGAGTGTAGCGCAAGCGGGCGGCTTTATTGAAATGTATGCAGTGTCAGCGCGGAGAGCGCCGTGGAGTGTTTTGACGTTTGTTGAAGCGCAGGCTCACTTCGCTATTATGCCAACGGGAAGAGGAAAAAAGGAATTATTCAATAAAAGGCATTACTGTACTAACAAGAAACAATCCCGTCAAAAAAAAGTGCTGGATATacacaaaacaattttattcattttggccTATATTGCCAAGGGTCACTCAAGGTCAAGGTTCAGAAAATTAATTTGGGAATATAGTTGGTACAATTACAAGTTACCCTGTTGGAAAATTGTAATAATAGTGTAACTATGGTTTGTAAATTAGGTTTAATTCagcggcggcacagtggatcagctggtaaagcgttggcctcacagttctgaggtcccgggtttgatcatggagtttccatgttctccccgtgcctgtgtgggttttctccgggcactccagtttcgtcccacatcccaaaaacatgcaacattaattgcccccaagtgtaattgtgagggtgactgtctgtctgtctccatgtgctctgcgattggctggcaaccagttcagggtgtaccccgcctcctgcccgtcaacagctgggagaggctccagcactccccgcaacccttgtgaggataagtggttaagaagatgggtggatggatggatggataaattgtccctaggtgtgattgtgagtgcgatttgcctgtctccatgtgccctgcgattggctggcaatcagttcagggtgtaccccgcctcctggtcattgacagctgggataggctccagcgttccccgtgacccttgtgaggataaccggcaacgaaaatggatggatggacggatgaatgaatgcatcaacAGGACCGTGGGATATTTTCTCCATAAGGTGGATTCAAACCATATCCCTTTATTTCTGAATTAAACTAATGTATTctttacacaaataataaagtaaaaaatatgatgaaatgtaaatgcacggtaaaaaatgttttacattattATCTCTACAGGATATGGGGACCCATACCAAGATGACCTaatgacaaaacaacaaaattaagaaaacGCGAATCATATTTTGTTGCATATTAAGCATATTAAGGAACAAAAATAGCACTTCAAAGAGATATTGTAGTTGAAAAGAGTCATGAAATTAGCATTGAGAGCGACAGAAAATATACTCCCAGAAAACGATGTCAATCAGATTATTGTAGggattaggaaaaaaaagtacaggacCCTTGGGAAAATGTAGGAAATGCAAGCAGGTTGATTGCATTTCTTGGTTTTATGGGAATATGAAGACCGTTTTGCATGTTTGCAATTTACTCATCTGCATCAAATAACGATGCTTCAACACAAATTATGTAATTGGAACAGCAAATTCACTCACCTGCACAGATTTTTCCAATCCATTGCGGCAGCTCTTAGTATGTAAAGAAGAACCAGATGGGTCTTGTTAGGAAGCAGAGTTTACATGACATTTGAGAGCGAGTGACCCGAATGAACTTTTCATGTATCCAATGTCAAACTATGTTAATCAACAAAAGCAACGCGCAAAGGTTGCATACATTTCTGGCTGCTGCTTTAATTTATGTCAAGAGACGACGAGAAACTGCGAAGCTGGAGAAGGTCAGAGCCACCTGCAGTCCATAATGGGGTTCATAAACCATATTTAATTTATGCACGTATCATTGTTAGGCGGGGCTTAGGTGGtataaaatatgtattacaTTTCTTGACATCCTCCTTTTCTGtgtgacagacaaaaaaaaaaggcagatttaTTAGTGCACACCCTCCAAACATACTTCATCTCAGCACATGACCCCAAATAGTATGAATTCAAATGAGCAAAATTATTGGAGAGCTCGTCCAAGATAAAGCACCTTTGAAGCCGCAAAACCTCGCGACCCCCGCTTGCCCTTCCTGCCGCCGTTTCTTCTCAGGCACATTGCAAAGTGCCCAAAAGTGCCGCTTTCGTCCTTTCCCCGACACTTAACTCCCTAATCGCCTGCAAACGACTTGACCGCGTCATGCATTATTCATGTCGGCGGTGGTCTCATTTATCCGAGTTGGAACATTATTGTgtgctttttgtcatttttctgcgCTGAAAGCAACGATCGGTAATCGTTTTACCTCTAAATAATGTTGACACACAGGCTTATGAGTAGAAGAATGAGACGCTGTTCTCATTGCCTTGGCAACCTGGGATCACTGGCTTTTAACGCCGAAGGAGAATAATTGCACCATCCAGGACGCCTAGCGGTAAGAACGACGGCGAGTATTCATGTTCACGGTTGTGCGCCGTGTTTGTCCACCGATTGTTGCTGCACGCACAAAAGAtcaaattgaaaaacatttttattcgtaCACTGAAGGATTATTACagtgcattttccatgattgaCCAGTGTgttcaatattttcattatttgttagCACAGTACTACTGTTTAcagctgtatatatatatatatatatatatatatatatatatatgcatctGGGAAGAGGATACCCTAAATCTGATGATGTTTGGATCAATAGCCAGGGGGTCTCAACCTGTGGCCTGCGGGCCATTTGGGGCCCACAAgacgatattttgtggcccccaccttaatgtGAAAGTATCATGGTCATGCGGCTCTCGAGTTTTTATATGGACGGCACTTTTACAGCGTTGTGTGCGAAGCTGACGAGCCGACCAATCGCGGTGGGGCAGGTGGCTATCGGGGGTGTGACCATCGACCGGGCTTggtgcaagcagagaaacaattttcaatgagagaaagttacagcaccgttgccatggagagtttctttgtttttttagtaaatTTGCAtacaagttgtaaacaccagTGTCtgtcttcatcttattttgtgtaaaataaaatttaaaaaaaaatatatatatatatatatatatatatatatatatatatatatatatatatatatatatatatatatatgtatatatttttgagaagattgtttttcatttctaattttaaattaaacataTTTCCATGTGCACcgaggctgcggcccagcctcagccagactacGCCTCCATCGTCCCAAAGGTAAGTtaagtttgagacccctggtgtAGCCCAACCTTTATttagccaaggcacatattttacatgagaaaaatctcacagcatgACACCAAAAATATTGATATGATGATGATCTTGTTTGAATTTACTAACAAATCCGGGGATTGTTTAGGTGAAGACAAAGCTTATTTACATTATACGAATACTTCATTGTAACTTTTGCCATCAAGTGGAAAAGCATTTGATTGTTCTGCAAGTCA
Proteins encoded in this window:
- the htr1d gene encoding 5-hydroxytryptamine receptor 1D, coding for MEAYNSSLEYFISNVSEVPGPTTATLYWSEASVLGFQISLSVLLGVVTFATVLSNAFVIATIFLTRKLHTPANFLIGSLAVTDLLVSILVMPISIVYTVSKTWSLGQIVCDIWLSSDITFCTASILHLCVIALDRYWAITDALEYSKRRTMRRAGIMVGVVWVIAISISMPPLFWRQAKAHEELTECLVNTDQISYTLYSTFGAFYVPTVLLVILYGRIYVAARSRIFKMPTSSGKRFTTAQLIRTSAGSSLCSLNSSSNQEGHLQEGHVHSGTGSSPLFTNSVKVKLADSVLERKRLCAARERKATKTLGIILGAFIVCWLPFFVGTLVTAICKECWFHQVLFDVFTWLGYLNSLINPVIYTVFNDEFKQAFQKLMKFRRFS